Genomic segment of Nostoc sp. TCL240-02:
GTCCCGGTGGTACAACCATTGCGGGAATTGCCAAGCTAGAACAGGCAGGATTTCGTTCAGCTTTAATTGAAGCAGTGAAAGCTGCCACAGAGCGATCGCAAGAACTGGGAAAATGAGAGACTGGGGACTAAGGGCTTAGGGACTGGGAAAAAGTTTTCCAAATACCCAGTACCCAATCCCCAACGCCCAGTACCTAATCCCTAACGAAGTTGACAAAAGACTCGTTAGTATAGTAAACAATCTGGTTGCAAATGTGATTGAGTGAATTATCCTGCGCCGTCTCCAGAACTTGACTTAGGGTCTATATTTCCCTTTGATCTAGATCAGTTTCAAAAAGAAGCGATCGCGTCCCTAAACGCCGGACGCTCCGTAGTCGTTTGTGCGCCCACAGGTTCGGGCAAAACGTTAGTCGGGGAATACGCCATTTATCGCGCCCTGTCGCGAGGAAAACGTGTATTTTATACTACTCCCCTAAAGGCGCTGTCGAATCAAAAATTACGTGACTTTCGAGAAAAATTCGGGTTTGATCAAGTCGGACTGTTAACTGGAGATGCCTCCATTCACAGGGATGCACCGATTTTGGTGATGACCACAGAAATTTTCCGAAATATGCTCTATGGCACACCTATCGGGCAAGTCGGCATCTCATTAGTAGACGTGGAAGCGGTGATACTTGATGAGTGCCACTACATGAACGATCGCCAGCGCGGTACAGTTTGGGAAGAATCCATCATTTATTGTCCCCGTGAAGTGCAACTGGCAGCCCTCTCAGCAACGGTTGCTAATAGCGATCAACTCACCGATTGGTTAAATCGCGTTCACGGCCCAACAGACCTGATTTACTCTGATTTTCGCCCAGTTCCCTTGGAATTTCACTTTTGCAATCCCAAAGGGTTATTTCCCCTGTTGAATGATAGCAAAACCAAAATTAACCCCCGTCTTCTTCAGAAGAAGAAGGGCAGAGGGGGAGAAAGGGACAGGGGGAGAAGTGGTAGACCAGAAGCTTCTGGTATAATTTATACATTGAGCCAGTTAGAGCAAAGGGATATGCTACCAGCTATTTACTTCATTTTCAGTCGCCGGGGATGTGATAAAGCGGTGGCTGAAGTGGGTGATTTATGGCTGGTAAATAATGAAGAATCCCAGATTTTACGGCAACAAATTGATGACTTTTTAGCCCGCAATCCCGAAGCTGGGCGTTCTGGACAAATTGCCCCTCTATACCGGGGAATTGCTGCCCACCACGCCGGGATTCTACCTGCATGGAAAGCACTGGTAGAAGAACTATTTCAGCAAGGGCTGATTAAAGTAGTATTCGCCACTGAGACGCTGGCTGCGGGAATTAATATGCCCGCTCGGACAACGGTAATTTCTACCCTTTCCAAGCGGACTGACACCGGACACCGCCTGTTGAATGCTTCCGAATTCTTGCAAATGGCGGGACGGGCAGGCCGTCGGGGAATGGATAAACAAGGTCATGTGGTGACAGTCCAAACTCCCTTTGAAGGGGCCAAAGAAGCCGCGTATTTGGGAACATCCAAGCCAGACCCCCTCGTAAGCCAGTTTACGCCCAGTTATGGGATGGTACTCAACTTGCTGCAAACCCACACCCTAGACCAAACCAGGGAACTGATAGAACGCAGTTTTGGACAGTACATGGCCACCTTGCATCTAAGGCCAGAATACGATGAGATTGCCGAACTAGAAAAACAATTAGCTCAACTTCACGAGCAAATCGCCGCAGTTGATGAAAATGAACTGGCTATTTATGAGAAATTACGGCAACGTCTGAAAGTCGAACGCCAGATATTAAAAACCCTGCAAGAGCAAGCGCAGGAAGATAGACAAGAAGAACTGGGGATGATGTTGGACTTTGCAGTGTCAGGAACTCTGTTAAGTCTCAAAGGCAAAAACATCACAGTGTCTTCACCTGTAACCGCAGTGTTAGTGGGAAAATCGCCGGGTTCTGGTCAAGCTCCTTACTTGGTATGCTTAGGGCATGATAATCGCTGGTATGTGGCAACCACAGGGGATGTAGTCGATTTGTATGCTGAACTGCCGCGAATTGAAGTGTCACCGGATATACTACCACCGCCAGAGATGCCCTTGAAGCCCGGACAGTCGCGCCGTGGTAACGAAGAAACTTTTGCGATCGCTACGCGTATTCCCAATCCGATAGAATCTTTGCATCTAGCACCAGAAGTAGCAGAACAACTCAGTCGCACTGCTGCCATCCAAGAGCAATTAGAAGCTCATCCCTTACATCAATCAGGCAATGCTGCCACCCTTTTCAAGCGTCGCGCCAAATATGTCGAACTAGAAGCCGAACTCGAACAGTTGCAAGGGCAAGTAGAACAACAGTCACAACGTCACTGGGAAGAATTTCTCAATTTAATCTTAATTTTGCAACACTTTGGCGCTTTAGATAACTTAGTGCCCACACAATTAGGGCGAATTGCTGCCGCCATTCGGGGTGAGAATGAATTGTGGTTGGGTTTGGTATTCGCTAGTGGTGAATTGGACAACTTAGATCCCCACCATTTAGCCGCCGCCGCCGCCGGTTTGGTGATGGAAACACCCCGTCCAGATAGCAAGGTTAACTTTGAACTTAGTAATGAAGTGGCAGAAGCCTTAGCAAAATTGCGGGGAATTCGTCGCCAAATGTTCCAACTACAACGGCGGTATAACGTAGCGCTACCTATATGGTTAGAGTTTGAGTTAATTGCCATAGTAGAACAATGGGCGCTCGGAATGGAGTGGACAGAACTCTGCGAAAACACCACCTTAGATGAAGGCGATGTGGTGAGAATTCTCCGCCGGACGTTGGATTTATTATCACAAATACCTCACGTTCCACATCTGCCAGACTCTTTTCAGCGTAATGCTTATCGGGCGATGCAGTTGATTGATAGATTCCCTGTGAATGAAGTGGTTGAATAAACAGGACACTCTTAGCTACAGAGTTCTATGTGTCTTTTTATTTCAGGACTTACTCAAAATTAGACATTGTAGGGGCAATTCATGAATTGTCCCTACAAAGCACCCCAAGAATGAATTTAGATTTAATAGTAGTGGTACGTAGTTAAAAATGCTTTTTTTGTTTCGTATATCTGCTATACGTAATTAATCACATCTATTTAACAGAAGTTGTAGTCGCTATAAGCGCTATTCAACCTTAGTACACCAAGTTTCCAGTACCCTGCAACTGACGCAAAGAATTTATACATAATGGACAGTCGCATCCAAATACCCTGATTGCAGCATCACTTTCTTCATCAGTAAAGTTCAACATAGCAACATTCTGATTTGATATTGATGTGACAATAGTTGAGGAACGTGCAGATGAGGTGTAAGGTTTCTTTCTCTCTGAATCTCGAATGCACACAAAATCTTTTCCACCATGTGGGTTAGTGATACAAGTACGACCATCTTCTGTGTGCATCAATCGCTGTGTAATACTACCACTAGCATGGGCAGGATGAAATGCTACCAGCGTAGACATCATCGATACAAAGATTGAGGAAGTTGAAAGCAAATTCAGAAGAATTTTTTTGTTCATAGATTTTTTTGAGAAAATTGTCTACTAGCTTAGGGTATTCGATTCACTTTCAAACTTCAAGTGGGTTTACCCTAAGAATAGCTAGCTTGACACTTGTTATTCAAGAAAGTTCCATATTTACCCAGTTTGATCGCAAAGTAGTTGTCATAGCAGAATTAAGCAGTCAAACAGGCTTGAAGTTTGCGGATCAAGACCTTTAAAACCTTATGCAGAGTGATAAATCGCTCACTACGAACAAAAATTATATCTTAGATTATTCTACAAAAATTATAACTGCTATAGCTATCCTTACAAGATTTAAAATCTTAATTTGAACCAAAAGATAGCATTAGTATTGAACAATAAAATTGATATAGATTCTCATTCTTAAATGTTCAACTTGTAAAAATCTCTTTTTTTTATTACATTTGGAAAAGGCTCATATACCAAGTAATTTACTAGCCTAAATACAAAAGATGAAGCAAAAACTACATTCAGAATCTTCAGGTTGTTGCAATGGTGAACACAATCATCATGAGAATCATAACGACGCTCATAATCATACCCATGATGAGAATCATAACCATGACCACAATCACGATCATGGTGGAGAATTCAATCTAAAAAATGAGCTATTGCCTTTGGTAGCAATTTTAAGTTTATATGTGCCTGGTGTAATTTTTGAAAATCAATTACATAATACATTCTACTCAATAGGTGAATATCTGCTTTTCATCCCTGCCTATTTATTGAGTGGATGGAGTGTTTTAAAAACTGCTGGACGCAATATACTTAAAGGTAGATTATTTGACGAAACTTTTTTGATGACAGTAGCGACATTAGGGGCGATCGCAATTCATAAATTGCCCGAAGCTGTTGGAGTCATGCTATTTTATAAAATTGGCGAATTGTTCCAGGATCTTGCCGTTAGTCGTTCCCGTAGTTCCATCAAAGCCTTATTAGAAGTCCGTCCAGACTATGCAAATATCCAAATCGAGGGGGAACTAAAAAAAGTCCGCCCAGAAACAGTAAATATTGGAGATATTATCGTCGTCAAACCTGGGGAAAAGATTCCCTTGGATGGTGAGATTATAGATGGAAATTCGCAAGTTGATACATCTGCATTAACTGGAGAATCTGTACCGCGAACAGTGAGGCTGGGTGAAATAGTTTTGGCTGGGATGATAAATAAAATGGGTGTTCTCAGCATTAGAGTCACCAAACTATTTGATGACTCTGCTATTGCCAAGATTTTAGACTTGGTGCAAAATGCCAAAAGCAAAAAAGCAGAGACAGAAAAATTTATTACTAAATTTGCCCGATATTATACGCCAATAGTAGTTTTTATATCTCTAGCAGTTGCTTTATTACCTCCTTTATTCATTTCTAGTGCAAGTTCTTCAGAATGGATTTATCGTGCCTTAATTTTGCTAGTTATTTCCTGTCCTTGTGGACTCGTTATCAGTATTCCGTTAGGTTACTTTGGAGGAGTGGGAGGTGCAGCTAAACGGGGGATTTTGGTTAAAGGCTCTACTTTTTTAGATACTCTAAATGCAGTCAATACAGTTGTATTTGATAAAACTGGAACGTTAACTAAAGGCGTATTTAAAGTAGTAAAAACAGTAGCATTAAATGGCTACAATGAAACAGAATTGCTGCAATTAGCTGCCAAAGTAGAATCGCGCTCAAATCATCCCATCGCTCAATCTATCCTTAAGGCTTATGGGGGAAAGATTGATGAATTTGAGGTGAGAGATTATGAAGAGATTGCAGGCTATGGAATTAGAGCCAAGGTTGAAAATAGGGTAGTGATAGCGGGAAGCGATCGCTTACTCCATAGAGAGAATATTGCTCATGATAATTGCCAGCTAGAGGGAACAGTCGTTCATTTAGCAGTGGATAATATTTACGCTGGTTATATTGTCATTGCTGATGAACTGAAAGAAGATGCGAGACACGCTATTCAAGCACTCAAGCGAATCGGTGTACAAAGAACAGTAATGTTGACTGGAGATAATCAAGCGATCGCTTCCCGAATTGCCGAACAGCTAGGCATAGATGCTTACGAAGCCGAGTTATTACCAGAAGAAAAAGTTAATGCCATTGAGAAATTACTCAGCACCGCCGACAAGCATGGTAAAGTTGCCTTTGTTGGGGATGGTATTAATGATGCGCCAGTGATTGCTAGAGCTGATGTTGGGATGGCAATGGGTGGCTTAGGTTCAGATGCAGCCATTGAAACTGCTGATATTGTCATCATGACAGATGCGCCGTCAAAGGTAGCAGAAGCAATACAAATCGCCAGAAAAACAAGGCAAATAGTTTGGCAAAATATTGGCTTTGCGTTAGCAATTAAAGCTGTGTTTATTGGATTAGGTATTTTAGGTATAGCGACAATGTGGGAAGCTGTCTTTGCTGATGTTGGAGTAGCATTGCTGGCAATTTTAAATGCAACTAGAGCGATGAAATAAAAATTTTGGAAAATCGGGAATCTGTAATTGGGAAATTGTAGCAGTTAAACTATGAGTCCTTCTGACTCATATTTTGCTACCCAAGAATAGAACCTATGAATTCATCAATCACAGGCATTGCTACAGCTAGTTTAGCTTTATTACTAAACTATTCTGCAAATCCAGCTTTTGCACTACCCCAGAAAATCAATCATCCAATTACTGTTGCTAAATCGCAACCATTAACAAACACCTTGATTGTTCCTGGCGAACGAGTAGGGCCAATAACACGCACAACCACGAAGCAAGATTTAGTGAAGTTGTTTGGTATATCCCATCTCGTTGATAAAACCATTTCCGGTGCTGAAGGAATAGGGAGTTTCGCTGCTACTCAGGTAAATCTAAATCAGGGGCGATCGCTCTTGGTAGTTTGGAGTGATAATACTCGTACTAAACCTCTAGATGTGCGTAACCTGGGTTCAGCTTGGAAAACCCGCGAAGGTATTGGTGTTGGAACCCCGTTGAGCGAGTTACGCAAGCAGTTAGGTGACTTTAAGCTCTATGGATTGGAGTGGGATTACGGCGGTACTATCTTGTTGGATAGTAGTAAATTATCCCGTTATCAAGGCAAACTCATTTTACGAGTAAACGCTGCTCCCAATGCTTATGAAAAGTTCCCCAATGACTACCAAGCAGTGTTAGGGGATGGTACTTTTTCCTCCAGCGATCGTCACTGGAAACCTTTGGGAATTAGGCTAGCAGAAATTATCGTTGTATTGAATCCTAGTGAGTAGTGGTATGCTAAACATCAGTTTGCTTGCTATGGTGCAGAAAGAATCTGGAAGCGACTTTTTATACTAAGTTTAGAACTAGTAAATTACTGTGGCCAGTGAATAAACTATCGGGATGTTCCAATTAAGAATTGAGTCAGGATGCGTATAATTGCATCTGAGCAGTTAGTGAGGAATTGCGATCGCAGTTTCAATCGGGGAAGTTTGGTGAAGATGCGATCGCATTCTTCACCCACTGTATGACGAACCAAAGCTTTACCAACGGTTATGCCTTACTCCATTAGCGTAGATGCAGATTTATCTGTCACGCTCAAAGATGCAAGAGCTATAGTAAATATACTGATTGATAGCGATCACACTGCCTATCCACCAGAAAAAGTTACACTTGAGTCTGCATTGTAGTCATGAGACTTATGTAAATATACAGTTATTTAGCGCATCGAAATTACGATTTTCTCACCCAGAAAACAAGGAAAATACAGATATTCAGCTAATTGGTGTTTGTTTATACTATTTCAAATTTTTGTAGTCGTTATACTCATAACTTAGGTTCTACCTGGGAATTAGGAAGTGGCTTTGCCACTTCTTTTTATTAATTTAGTAACCCAGTAAAAAATAAATTAAAAGTTAAAAGTAATTTGTTGAACTTTTAACTTTTATTAGCTGTCATATATGTCCGTTTAATTGCTCATCAAATAATTATTCTGTCAAGCTATGGCTTTGTAATCTTCAACAGAATTTTGGTCAATGTAGACATGATATTAGTCATTACTCGTTGTATCTTGCCATCTCTCACGCTTAGGCTTGCTCTCTACATCGCGCGATCGCGCTTCTTGCCAAGTCCCCCACATTAGAGATTGCTGCCTTTCAACATAGTTAATAAACTGCATGATTGACTGATCTGCTTTGATTGGAGTTTTTAAATCAAACTTAATTGTTTGGACAATCTTGATGTCACCCATGAGAAAAAATGTACCTGCAATCTTAGTCAGCCATAACACCACTCGATTGGATAACCAACCAAAAAATCCTTTACGTTTCTTAGTAATTAACAGGATTTGACCTTCAGCTTTTCCACCTTCATGGAGGCGAACTGCAAACATTGTGTGGACATGGAAGAAATCGGGACCAAGTGTCACAATGCCAATGCTACCGTACCAATAGCAAATACTGTAAGTTATGGCATTTTTGTAGAAAAGACGGATGAGTTTAATGAAAGATGAATTCTCTTTAATGTGTGTAGTGTTACTGAAGATAATTGCATTTTCGTTCAGTTCCTGTCTTTCAAAAATAATTTCTATTGGTAGTTTATGGACTGTATTGACATGTTGAGTATCAATCGCATTAATCATCACCACATTGGGGTGACAGTTCATTAGAAAGTGAGAATGGATAGCGACATCACACTCTTTTTGTTCTAATTCGGGAATAAAAGGTAGGGGTTGTTGTGGTATTTCTCCAGTCCAAACCCAAATCATGCCGTACTTTTCAGCAGTGGGCCAAGTTTGTAACTTTAGTGAAGGCGGCGTATCTAAACATGGGATATCAATACACATCCCTTCAGCATCAAACTTCCAGTGATGGAAGAAACAACGGAGTGCATTACCCTCAACTTTGCCTTCAGCAAGATGAGCGCCCATGTGGGGACAGTAGGCATCAAAGGTAGTTACTCTTCTGTCCTTACCACGGTAAATCACTAGTTCTCTGCCCAAAATCGTGACAGGTTTTACTTCACCCACCCGCAGATTTTGAGAGGGTATTACCCAATACCATCCTTCAATAAAACGCTCTGGATTATTGAAAGTTTTAGGTTTACGGGTTGAGCTAGAAGTCTGCGAGTTGAGATTCATTTTTATGGTTTCACTTGAGGTGAAGCAGTTGATCTAGAAGTAACATGCGAACTAAAAAAAAACAGTTACTTTCAGTACCATGAGAAATAGTCACCCAACAAATCGATAAAAATCGAGGAGTAAAACATTGAGTAAATTAGATTCAAAATGTTAAAATTATACTAATTAATTATTAGATAGTATCAGCCAATATTTATTATGAATAGATATCTGAAAAATCAAAACTTAGTAATATCTCTAATTAAATAAAAGTTTCAACTACTGACACCAAGATTTGGCTAAAGTCTAATCTGAATTAATAAATTAGTATAAATATGTAATAATAATTACAATATTTGGGAAAATCTACCGTGTTAACTCAGGAGACAAAACTGCTTTTAATTGGTCAGGTAACAGATATAAGCGGAATCCCTATCAGGACAATTCGCTATTACGAGAGTTTAGGTTTAATCAAATCATCAAGACGAACAGAGGGAGGCTTCCGTCAGTTTTCATTGGATGTGCTGACTCGTCTAGCGTTCATTAAAAGGGCACAAAATCTTGGTCTGAGCTTAGAGGAGATTGGAAATATTCTTCAGGTCTATGACCAAGGACAAGCTCCCTGTGGTGAAATCAAAGAAAAGCTCCAGGACAAGCTTTTGCAAATTGATCGCCAAATCGATCAGTTGTTAACTTTGCGATCTGAAATAAAGGGATTACTTTCAGGCTGGAAGAATATCGGCGACCAGTATGAAGATACAATTTGTCCCATTATTCAAAATATCCCTCAGTGCTGAGAAACAGAAAAGAAGACAGAGGAGGCAGCAGGAGCAAACTTATGACAGCACATATCCTTTTGGTGGAAGATGAAGTCAAACTAGCACGATTTGTTGAATTAGAGCTAAGTAGCGAAGGATACCAAGTAAGTGTAGCTCATGATGGGATTGCCGGTCTCACCCTAGCGCGAGACTCATCGCCAGATTTAGCGATTCTGGATTGGATGTTACCAGGTTTAACAGGTTTAGAAATTTGTCGCCGTTTGCGAGCAACAGGTAGTACAGTACCAGTAATTTTATTGACAGCAAAAGATGAAGTGAGCGATCGCGTTGCCGGATTAGATGCGGGAGCCGATGATTATGTAGTTAAGCCCTTCAGCATAGAGGAATTACTAGCTAGAATTCGCGCCCATCTACGCCGTACGCAAGAAACAGCCGAAGATTTGTTGCAATTTGAAGATTTAAGCTTAAATCGTCGCACTCGTGAAGTTTTTCGGGAAAAACGAAGCATTGAGTTAACAGCAAAAGAGTTTGACTTATTAGAATATCTCCTTTCACATCCCCGTCAAGTGTTTACTAGAGATCAAATTTTAGAGAAAGTTTGGGGTTACGATTTCATGGGTGATTCTAATATTATTGAAGTATATATTCGTTATTTGCGACTCAAATTAGAAGAGAATAATGAAAAGCGTTTGATTCATACAGTCCGTGGTGTAGGCTATGCACTACGGGAACAATCGTAATGACTTGGTGATTTCGACAAAAAGCAAAATTTTAAAGAAAAAAGAGGATCATGAATAAAAAATGGGCTGTCAAACGGCTAACAGTAAATCTCACGGCTGAGGAAATGAAGAAACTTGAACACTACTGTGCTTTGACAGGTAGGCCAGCAACAGACGTAATTCGAGAATTACTCCGATCTCTTGAGGTTGACAATACTGAAAACTCTGAAATGGCAACAGCAGACTCAAAAACAACAGTTGGCAGTGGCTCAAAATTACAGTAACTATTCACCAGAATATCTCGCCAAATCTCAAAAATCTGCTAGCTATCTTGAATTACCAATAGGGCTCAAGGTAATACTTCTCGGTTAAGGGTACAAGGGTAAGGGTTTAAATTCATCCCTTACCCTTGTACCCTTAAACTTTTCCTATCCCCTTTTCTCCTTAATCGACAAGTATTAGGGCAATCTGGGTTTATTCTCGTTGCTGCCAGATGGGTCATTTAGCGTTCAAGTCGCTTCTCTACAAGACGCTCTTGCTTGCTTCTATCTAAGAGTACGCTCCAATTAAAAATTATTAATTAAAAATTGCAAGACGCTCTTGAAAAAAATACTAACTAGACAGTCAAGGGGCAAATATATAAAATTAATGCCTTTTTTCTTTGCCATGTCTTAACAAGCATATATTTTGGGCATCATAATTCCAAGCTGAATACATGAGCTAGCAGTCAGAAAACTCTTTGGCAGCAAGTTTTTTACAACTATAGTATTGACCTATGGCAGATAATTTTATGCTTTATTTCTTTATTTCTCCACATAGTTCATACACTGGGTTGATTTGGAGATGCCTACAGATTCAATTGGGAGTAATCTGTAGCGTAGGTATTTGGACATTCTCAGAAGCTAAGTTACAAGCTGCCCAAGCACATCAGACCTGGAAATCACCTTCAGAATTGATTGAGGGAGTCACCAAAGTCAATCCTGAGCCAACACCTATCTTGATGGCCGCACCCGAAAACTTCAATCCTGATTTGCAATTACGGCCAGCGCTACCCGAACCCCCGCAAAATTCTAGTCCACCAAAAACTTTCACCGAACCACCGCAGAATTCTAGCCCACCAAAAACTTCCACTGAACTAAAAACGCCAGATGCAGTTTTGGAAAGCATTCATACGGACTATCGCTATGACACAGATAACTTTGGCCAAACCAATTTCTTTTTTGAACCAACGGTTCAGTTTCGATTGAGTAATGGCAATAAAATATTTGTGAAAACAGGTTTTAACTTATTTGAACAACGCGGTGTTGAATCAATTACGAATTTTCCCTTGCAAATTGGATGGCAAGGAAAAATTGGGCACGTGACTCTGCAAACAGCAGCTGGAGTCGATGTCTTCAATCGTTTACCTACAGCGATCAATCTCAATGCTAAAGTGGAGGCTCCCATTTCGACACCGCAAGTTTCGTCATCAGGTCGATTGCTATCGGTAGTAGTACTATCAGGTAATTTAGAACAAGGCCCTTATAAATCAAATGCCCGAACTTTAGAAAATCAAATTACTGCTTGGCGATTTGGGCCTGATTTATACTGGCAAATTGACGGTGATACCAGCTTATTTTCATCATTGCGTTTAGGTAGTTACAACGATGGGAATTCCGAGGTGCAGTCATTTAGTCGGCTAGAACGCAAGTTCGGACAATTTTCTCTGGCAGCTAACTTATTCACTTGGAATTTTGATCGCGATTTAGAACGCACAAGTGGCTATTTTTCCCCACCAGATTTTCTGGTTTACAACGCTGAGGTGGCTTGGGAAGGAGATATTGCTAATTTCTTACGCTGTCGCCTCGCTGCCAACTTAGGACAGCAGCGACTTAAAGGAGAATTTGATAACGCCAATACCTATCAAACACGCTGTACGGTAAAGGTTTCACCAAATATAGAGGCAGATATTGGCTATAGCTTTAGTAATGTCCGAAACCAAGAAACCGGGGGAAGTGCCTATGGTGGTAATTCTTTGACAGGACAGTTGCGGGTCAAATTTTAGTAGTCACTGATAAGGCTGAAGAATGAAAGCACCATTACCTGATAACGAAATACAGCGAATCGAATCTCTTTTAGAGTATAAGATCCTTGATACTCGTTCGGAAGCTGCCTTTGACGATCTCACCCGTTTAGCCTCATATATTTGTGGCACTCCTATTGCCTTAATCAGTTTAATTGATAGCGATCGCCAGTGGTTCAAGTCAAAAGTTGGAATGGAAGCCCTAGAAACACCGCGAGATTTGGCATTCTGCGCCCATGCCATTGTTCAACCTGAAGTTTTTGTTGTGCCTGATGCAACACTTGACGAAAGATTTGCGACAAACCCGTTTGTCACCTCTGACCCAAATGTTCGGTTTTATGCTGGTGTACCGCTAACTAACCCTGAAGGATATGCACTCGGAACACTGTGTGTAATTGACCGTGTACCAAGAAACCTCTCCCCAGAACAAGTTGAAGCATTGCAAATTATCGGTCGCCAGGTAATCAAGCAATTAGAAATGCGGCGTAACCTAGCAAGTTTGGTATTGGCGAGTCATACACGCAAACAGGCACATAAGGGACGCAAACAATTTTTTCAAAGAGTCGCTGGAGGGTTTGGGTTAGCATCGGTAATTTTAGTTTTAATTGGCGTGATTTCTTATCAAAACACACGCATATTGATTGATGCTAGTAATCAGGTACAAAAAACCCAAGGAAAAATCAATAAACTGGAAGAATTACTGTCCGAGATGAAGGATGCTGAAACTGGACAACGCGGTTATATCCTGACTGGACAAGAAAGTTATCTGGAACCTTATCTAGCAGTAGTCG
This window contains:
- a CDS encoding aromatic ring-hydroxylating dioxygenase subunit alpha translates to MNLNSQTSSSTRKPKTFNNPERFIEGWYWVIPSQNLRVGEVKPVTILGRELVIYRGKDRRVTTFDAYCPHMGAHLAEGKVEGNALRCFFHHWKFDAEGMCIDIPCLDTPPSLKLQTWPTAEKYGMIWVWTGEIPQQPLPFIPELEQKECDVAIHSHFLMNCHPNVVMINAIDTQHVNTVHKLPIEIIFERQELNENAIIFSNTTHIKENSSFIKLIRLFYKNAITYSICYWYGSIGIVTLGPDFFHVHTMFAVRLHEGGKAEGQILLITKKRKGFFGWLSNRVVLWLTKIAGTFFLMGDIKIVQTIKFDLKTPIKADQSIMQFINYVERQQSLMWGTWQEARSRDVESKPKRERWQDTTSND
- a CDS encoding heavy metal translocating P-type ATPase, translating into MKQKLHSESSGCCNGEHNHHENHNDAHNHTHDENHNHDHNHDHGGEFNLKNELLPLVAILSLYVPGVIFENQLHNTFYSIGEYLLFIPAYLLSGWSVLKTAGRNILKGRLFDETFLMTVATLGAIAIHKLPEAVGVMLFYKIGELFQDLAVSRSRSSIKALLEVRPDYANIQIEGELKKVRPETVNIGDIIVVKPGEKIPLDGEIIDGNSQVDTSALTGESVPRTVRLGEIVLAGMINKMGVLSIRVTKLFDDSAIAKILDLVQNAKSKKAETEKFITKFARYYTPIVVFISLAVALLPPLFISSASSSEWIYRALILLVISCPCGLVISIPLGYFGGVGGAAKRGILVKGSTFLDTLNAVNTVVFDKTGTLTKGVFKVVKTVALNGYNETELLQLAAKVESRSNHPIAQSILKAYGGKIDEFEVRDYEEIAGYGIRAKVENRVVIAGSDRLLHRENIAHDNCQLEGTVVHLAVDNIYAGYIVIADELKEDARHAIQALKRIGVQRTVMLTGDNQAIASRIAEQLGIDAYEAELLPEEKVNAIEKLLSTADKHGKVAFVGDGINDAPVIARADVGMAMGGLGSDAAIETADIVIMTDAPSKVAEAIQIARKTRQIVWQNIGFALAIKAVFIGLGILGIATMWEAVFADVGVALLAILNATRAMK
- a CDS encoding heavy metal-responsive transcriptional regulator; translated protein: MLTQETKLLLIGQVTDISGIPIRTIRYYESLGLIKSSRRTEGGFRQFSLDVLTRLAFIKRAQNLGLSLEEIGNILQVYDQGQAPCGEIKEKLQDKLLQIDRQIDQLLTLRSEIKGLLSGWKNIGDQYEDTICPIIQNIPQC
- a CDS encoding RNA helicase, which encodes MNYPAPSPELDLGSIFPFDLDQFQKEAIASLNAGRSVVVCAPTGSGKTLVGEYAIYRALSRGKRVFYTTPLKALSNQKLRDFREKFGFDQVGLLTGDASIHRDAPILVMTTEIFRNMLYGTPIGQVGISLVDVEAVILDECHYMNDRQRGTVWEESIIYCPREVQLAALSATVANSDQLTDWLNRVHGPTDLIYSDFRPVPLEFHFCNPKGLFPLLNDSKTKINPRLLQKKKGRGGERDRGRSGRPEASGIIYTLSQLEQRDMLPAIYFIFSRRGCDKAVAEVGDLWLVNNEESQILRQQIDDFLARNPEAGRSGQIAPLYRGIAAHHAGILPAWKALVEELFQQGLIKVVFATETLAAGINMPARTTVISTLSKRTDTGHRLLNASEFLQMAGRAGRRGMDKQGHVVTVQTPFEGAKEAAYLGTSKPDPLVSQFTPSYGMVLNLLQTHTLDQTRELIERSFGQYMATLHLRPEYDEIAELEKQLAQLHEQIAAVDENELAIYEKLRQRLKVERQILKTLQEQAQEDRQEELGMMLDFAVSGTLLSLKGKNITVSSPVTAVLVGKSPGSGQAPYLVCLGHDNRWYVATTGDVVDLYAELPRIEVSPDILPPPEMPLKPGQSRRGNEETFAIATRIPNPIESLHLAPEVAEQLSRTAAIQEQLEAHPLHQSGNAATLFKRRAKYVELEAELEQLQGQVEQQSQRHWEEFLNLILILQHFGALDNLVPTQLGRIAAAIRGENELWLGLVFASGELDNLDPHHLAAAAAGLVMETPRPDSKVNFELSNEVAEALAKLRGIRRQMFQLQRRYNVALPIWLEFELIAIVEQWALGMEWTELCENTTLDEGDVVRILRRTLDLLSQIPHVPHLPDSFQRNAYRAMQLIDRFPVNEVVE
- a CDS encoding response regulator transcription factor, whose amino-acid sequence is MTAHILLVEDEVKLARFVELELSSEGYQVSVAHDGIAGLTLARDSSPDLAILDWMLPGLTGLEICRRLRATGSTVPVILLTAKDEVSDRVAGLDAGADDYVVKPFSIEELLARIRAHLRRTQETAEDLLQFEDLSLNRRTREVFREKRSIELTAKEFDLLEYLLSHPRQVFTRDQILEKVWGYDFMGDSNIIEVYIRYLRLKLEENNEKRLIHTVRGVGYALREQS
- a CDS encoding ribbon-helix-helix protein, CopG family, which translates into the protein MNKKWAVKRLTVNLTAEEMKKLEHYCALTGRPATDVIRELLRSLEVDNTENSEMATADSKTTVGSGSKLQ